TGATCCGGACAATCCATCAACTTACATGATCTTGGTAAACATAATAAGATGTTACCTACCACATTACCTAAATATTATGAGCAATATGTATTTAATGAAGAGCAAACCAAGACGCAAATAATCTTAGAACTACTCACATACGTTCCGACCCTTTATGCTATTATGCTTATtatttcacaaaattgtgaGACAATTGAGGTAAGTCAATCGCATCTCGCTAATGAGCGACCGTGTGTCATGATAAGTTCTACAAGGCTAGTTTTTCCCTTTGAACGAATATGGTATATTCTACGCGTTTCCCGAACGTACATGATACGTAAACTTAATGAGAGATCTACCCTTGTGCATTCCACGCAGCAGCAATGTTTTCCGCGTGTAGGAGGTATAAAGTAAGTTCCCACTGCCTCGCCAAGGAAAAGATCTTTTTTCTCCCCGTCTCCACAGACTGAACATTCTTCCAAAAAGGTTGAAAGGAACGGCACGAGCACGTCAAAACGCGGTCAAAAAAGCGGGTTCATCCGGGGGGGCCGGTACGTAAAGGACCAAGAAAATCGTGCAGAGAGACTCCCAGACTTCACAGGCGACACGCTTCCCAGTTTTACAGATAGAAAGCACGAACGATACTTGCAATATGCAGTCCAGCCAGGAATCTCTTATGTATGCAACTCGCCTGGCCAGTTCCCACAAGTTGGCCGAACTTGGCCCTTCCTCTGGGGCCTTCAACCCTATGATTGGGggtttttcattatattttttttcatttatcaagtgTTTAATCAGAGGAAATTCGGTGGGTATTTAATTTGGGAACTCCGTATTTTTTGGATTAATATGAcagaaaatcctaaattagacaaatttactttaaattattatttttacattaaaataatccaaaattaataaatttatgacaaatttacaacAAACTACTTTTAATCACTAAAAGCCATAAACaagtatatttataataaatttaccattcattagtttttattaaattgaattaatattacgaaaagtCACAAATTAATACATCTGTAACAAACGAATGgtaaaacctcaaactgatatactAGTCTActattacatgtcatcaaactcaactaatttaatataaattaattaaggttaaatttatcattagtatattaatttaggattttttgtagtaaaaaaattagagtcCGACCATAACGACGAATTTATTATGTTCATGCATAAGGATACTGAATTCCctagttaaaaataaatttgttataaatatactgatttggaattttttacgatattaatcctattttttaattatctaaaggtcttaataatgaaaaatccaGTTATTTCTAGGTGGTATAACGATCCATCGGTAGGAGTCGCGCGTTAATCATGCTCGTGCTACCTACCGTTGGTTGCCGTGCCACTTTTAAGTTGTTACCGTGGATTTTTTTCGAATACATTTTCGTGGTAACCACAAAGAGTGTTGACTATTAGAGAAactgaaggaaaaaaatgtcacttgcaccaaaaaaaaaaaaaaaataataataacgtAGAAAAGCACGACAAAGTAGAATGAAACGAACCAACGAAAGAACAAACGAAGCACGCTCCCCATTCAAAAGTCTGCGCTGTCTCCCCTTTGTATGCGTGTCTTGGAAAAGTCTCTTCTAAATTTCTAcaacagtttttctttttttattttctcggAAACGtccattttatatttttatttccattaTGTCCCTTTCATTCtggaacaaaatagaaaaacttcTTTAATCTTTccctgtttctctctctctctgtcatccttatatatatataatctccaCCAAAACCCTTGGAAAATAAGCTCCGTCTCCTCCATTTCGCAAGAAACCGAAACACCAAAACCCCACCAAAACAAATTGCACCATGTCCACCCACCCCTCACCCTTCCTTCTTGCTTCCGCCCTCCCTCCGCCGCCGACGATAACCTCCGCGCCGAGGCGGCCCCGCCGCTgcccccgccgcccccgcccccgccgggGAGCGACCACGCGAACCTCACCACCTGCCTCTACCACACCCACCTCGGCCTCTTCTCCCTGACCTGGTCCAAGACCCTGTTCGGCCGCTCCCTCCACCTCAGCCTCCATTCCCACCACGGCTCCAGCTTCTTGGACTACAATTCGTCGCCCCTCTCTCCGTCTTCTTCCACATTCTCCTTCCAGCTCCACATCAAGTCCCTGGTGTTCTGGAAGAAGCAGGGGTCCAAGAAGCTCGATGCCGACAAGACCAGGACGGGCGCGAGCATCCGGATCTTCTGGGACCTCACGAGGGCCAAGTTCGGGTCCGGGCCCGAGCCCGAGTCCGGGTTCTACATCGCGGTGGTCGTCAACGGCGAAATGGCGCTCCTCGTGGGCGACGCGGTGAAGTCGGCTTACGGCAAGACCAAGGCCCGGAAGCCGGCGGAGAGAGGCCAGGCCTTGTTCTTGAGGAGGGAGCACCTGTTCGGCCACCGGGTGTACGCGACGAGCGCGAGGTTCGGCGGCAAGAACCGGGCGATCTCGATCGACTGCAACGTGCACGGCGAGGGGAAGCTGTGCATCAGCGTGGACAAGAGGAGGGTCCTGCAAGTGAAGCGGCTGAAGTGGAAGTTCAGAGGGAACGAGAGGGTCGAGGTCGATGGGGTCAATTTCCAAGTCTCCTGGGACGTCTACAACTGGCTGTTCGAGGACGCCAGCGATTCTCATGCGGTGTTCATGTTCAGGTTCGAGAAGCTAATTAACAACGATGAGCAGAGAAAAAAatgcggcggcggcgatgacgGCGTTCAGGCGGTGAGCAACCTCCTGCTGTGGTCGCAGCCCTCGTGCAGCTTCGGGATGAACGAGATCGAGCTCCGGAAGATGAGGAAGAGCAAGTTGCGGAGCGCGaggagctcctcctcctcctcgatatcGTCGTCGGCGTCCTCCGGCGGGAGCTCCTCGATCATGGAGTGGGCGAGCGCGGAGGAGAACGAGCTGAGCGGTCCGTTCGTCGGGTTCTCCTTGCTCGTTTATGCTTGGAAGAGATGATGCAGATCCGATCCCGTTCCATTCCACTCCATTAGCGACAGCAATTGAATCCCTCCGAAAACTTCGGAATTCCTCACGAGTGCAAGCTAACCTTGCTCTATTTCTTTGAGGAACACGAAGTCAAAAAATTTCATTACATACAGGAAGATAGGCGTGTAAAttcataggtaatttcattgaaGAATTGAGattgatgtcattttttttcccgGGTTCACACTTGAGAaattccttcctccttctcacGGTAACCATACCACAAGAAAAGGCGGATTGCACTGCACATACATGGCTGTTATTGTTTTCGCAACATAAATTATGAGTTGCGCATTATAATTTAGGGTCGCATCGGATTGTATTATACAACTGTCCCTCTTCGTATGATGCTGGGCGGTCTAGTGAAAAGTGAGTTGTCTTCTTTGTTTGATACCGATGCACGATGAGGAAAGGGCAGGGATACTTTCCCTTCTCCGACCAGAATACAGGACACGATGCATGTGATCGTGGGTCATccgttttcctttcctttttctttttttgtagcGTAGCTTTTGGTTCGGGTTGTGCTCGGCTGGCATTGATTGGGCGATAGGACAGACGACAGCGccccctctttttcctttctctctctccttccttcgtCGTCCCAACATCTGGCGAAACCGATCTCGACCGTCGAACCGGACGACTGCTGCCTCGGGATCCGTCTCGAGGAGCGGTTGGATTTTCTAGTTTGCGGTGCGTTGAAGAAGGCTGGGGACAGGGCAGGACCTGGTCGAAAACGGCATCCGAAGGGAATCGGAAATGAGCcggccagagagagagagagagagggatatgCGTTGGGGGTCGGGTAAAAGGGGAGGTTTGAAAAGTTGACCGTTTGACCGCGTGGTTCTGGCCCTGTCCTCTTTGGCTCCCGTAGGACCACTTGACCAGATTAGTCAGTCTCGTGAACCAAAAGCAAAACCACAATTATATAAATAATCCGATTTTTGGTTAGGTGAAATCAcacgttttttcttttctgggatGATGTTTAGGTGAATTATGAATGCTCCTAGAAATTAATGTTGCCTGAACTTGGTACTTCGAAGTTCGCTCTCTTTGCTTCTTCTATTCACAAAGAAGTCGCTTCCCTCTTTGTTACTGCTTTAGTCATGGTAAAAATGACTAAAATGCTTCAGCTTGGCGCGATTGGTTGAGGTGTTGGAGATCTCCGGGTTAAGAACCAGAGGTCGCTCTtatgaatttataaattatatgcAAACTAAAAGTTAGGGTCGTCTTCGTTACTATAATTCCAGACTACcgattcataaaacttgtacagTATTTGAGGGATCTCAGAGGAACCAAGTTTTCATACTTGAGtccttaaattattaaaagcaAAGTGACATCTTCCGTGTCACCATGATAATTTATAGAGTCTATATATTATGATCAACAAATGCATGTGAACAAACAAGAAACATCGCTCTCCTAAGTTATATTCGAACCTTTGACTCAATTGATTTTAAGTACGCACATAAATTGTTCAATCCACAAATTGTTCAATCCATTGTTCAATCCACAAATTGTTCAATCCACGTGCATGACCCGCTATCTCTCCTTGACTAAGTGCGATGATGCGCAGTATTTTCCTTCTTAGTTTATGTGGTGCGACACAAATTTGATACTTCATCCCTTACTTATCTTGCGAAAATGGGTTTTCACTCGAGTTCATCCGGTTCACGAACCACACACTAACTTCCAAGTATCCCGTGAACAAAGTTGGTGTTCCGAAACCCTGTCCAGGATAGCTAAATAAACAATGCAAGTGATCACCAATTAGTGCAAATCATGGCGTTTGCTTTGTCCTCTTTCTCAACATATGATTCCTGCCCAATGCGATGTCACGTCAACTCACTAAAGATATCGTAATGGTTGTTCGCTTTCCCTGGAAGAACACTTacgttagaaaaaaaaagccactttggaaaatcgagatggggactttttctttttcgtttcatTGACTCCATGGGGTCTAGTGTTGGTTGGGATCCAACCTGTAATCTAAATCTTCTCCAGGGTTCTCCCTATTTTATTCCACTGAACAAGTATTTCTTTTATTGACCCAACAGACCTAATGTCATAAAATAGTTGATTTTGTGTTTCCGAAGTAAGGTTCGAGTATGCACGATGTACCAACTATGTACCGACGGTTGGGTTGAAACCAAATTTTGAGACATGAATAGAAGAATTCTTATGCCCGCATAGCCTTGTCCTTACTCAATTACCTCAACAAATCACTGTCCGGGAGGACCTGCATGTCCTTAATTTCTAGCTGAATTCTGGAACATTTTGGAGTTGTTGGAACTAATTTTATCATTAAAGATTGATACCCAACCGCAATTCATTGACAAAACAAAGTGAAGCCACCGGCAACATAAGTACCTCATTCTAGATCTATCGATGCACTTTTCATGTTCATGAGGAAATTGTTCAATTAATCTTATTATACCGAtgtcaattaaatcttaatttcttttattttgttgatttagtattaaaattttGTGCGAAATTCAAATGTAGTCATTTCGGTCAATTTTCGTCTGAAATAATTGACGTAACAATGTGCCAAATAAGATAGATGTCAATAACTAAACTGTTATgtcagtaatttttttaaagaaaaattgattggaaggattatattaaaattccatgtaaatatttagaaaaaaattgagaaaactgaaaaatttagattgaattgattgagtaattttctcaaaaactttTGAGTTGTGGAAACTAATTCCCATCATTAAATATCAAGGTCCAGCTACAATCCATTGACAAAAATGAAGTAAAGCCTCCGGCAACATAAATAACTCCTCCTAGATCCTGCTGATGTGCTCCTCATTTTCCACGAAGATGAGCTGAACCGTTCACATGGTGGAAAAGTCGTGTGGTTGGAATGACAATGGACTACGTGTGCCCCGTGAAGTCTGTGTGTACAGATTGAACGAGTCAAAATGAGAAGACTTTGCCCGTACGTACGTTTCCAAGGAGTCAAAGTTCCACGCCCTTTGCAAAATCTTATTGTGACTGTGACTTGTAAGTTTCCTGTAATCTTCTGGGTACTGCGCTTTTCAGGCTTTAAAAGGATGCAATTTATGACCGGAATAAGGGTGGTGGGTTTGGATCTCGCGTCTTTTGCCACTGAAAAATCAAGTTTGACGGGCCATAGAGCCGCAACAGAGAATGAAAAATTCAGTAGTCAAAAGGTGATGTCGAGTTGGCTATGGTTCGGGAGGCAGCATTAAGCTAGTTAGGCATTTGTATTGGGGCCGTACTGAATTCATAATCAGCATTAACTTGTGCAAATGCAAAGTATTATATAAACCcagaaatattaaaattcattaGAGGTACTTGCTACAGTGCAACAAGATCGCACAAGATCTCAAGCCAACCGACCATCTTTGTACACATGAACATATGGTGTATAGATAACTCACTTGAATTTTCATCTCGCTTTGTAAACAAGTATCAAACCTTGCATATCTCGTGCTCTTGCATATCTTGTGCTTGTGATATATattgtctcaattttttttttaatttgtactTTTCATATTGCTAGGCATCATGAAAAGGGGTGTAATTGCTAAATTTACGGGACAAAGTCAATGCACAGTACAAAAAGATGAGCCAACATAAACTTCTAATTTAAGTTTTGTGCCCGACATAACGAATAAAGTTCAGGAATATCATGAGCTTTCATTGCAAGCAGGTTCTCTCTGGTCGAGTACTTCCAAAACGGTGATATGAGCAAGACTCCAACCACCATTATTAGGGCCAATAAGCAACTCCACCAGCAGGATCACAACTTAAAGACAGAGACCCAACTGaacaatatataaaaaagagtaaaaaataaagaaagcttCTATTGACAGCAAACATCACACATGCATAGTGAATATAGTGCTGAGGCTTGATATGGTAAAAAGGAGAAATAGGGACTCTGCAGATCTAGGATTGAGGTTAAATGAATTGAATTCTCAGAAGAGGCGTGCTGTGCAGGTTAAAACATGGCACATGCAAGCACAGGACAGTTCCATGATCTTGAAATCTGATGACAAGCATCCAATGCCTGATGTGAAAGCTTTCGCATTGTTAAACCAGACTTTAGGGGGGAGTGGATTCAACCGAAGATTGAGGCACAACAACTAGTGTGATGTAGTGGGCTCATGCTTTCATATTCAATTATCTCACAGGGCATCAACTTCAGCCTGGAAAATGGTAGTGCTTGGGAACACTTGGGCCCTCTAATCATCTTGTGAATGTCTCCAACGGCACACCTCGATCAGTCTGAAGGCCACATTCTGCGGATCCTAAAACCCATCATGCTTACGACAAAGCATCTGAGCTGAGATTCGTAGGAGCAAAGTTTTTTGCATAATGATTAATGtacaggaaaaggaaaaggaagaacatCATTCCTCACTATGAAACATTCGATCACTTGTCAATCAAATAAGCtgataaaaggaaaacattttacatGGGAAAATATGCCTTAGCTCATCCACAACCCTAAAGCACAAATCAGCAGGTTCACCAGGATAAAGGGAGACGGGGAAGAACTtcatcagaaatttttttgcaatctTCCCTTTTCCCTTCTGCGGTGATGATTCTAAGGCCCTAGATTAAGAGTGCTTCTCTCTTATTGAAGCTTTACTGCTAGAGTTGCAGGTGAAGAAGTAGAATGGATCAAAGAAGAACTTGGAGGAAGACAGTGTCTCGGCCTACTGTTTTTGCTAGCAGAACGCAGATGGCGAGATGATGGCGTATCAGCTGAACGACTGGAAGAGGGGAACCTGCTCGATTGGCTTCtcagtttcttcttctctccttcaaGGATCACTTGGTCCTCTGATCTGATTTGCCGAACCTTTGTCTCGTTTAATCCAGCAGGAAGCACGCAATTGCAGAAGAAACCTAATCATCCAAATAAACCAAAGCACAGTCACTTTTTTTATTGTGTTATACAACAATAAAATCAAGCAAAAATTAAGACATCTCAACCCCTACTCAATAAGATCAGACAATTTCTCTGACCCTCTATCTCTCTCCGTCTAAACAAAACAAGGTCTCAGAACATACAGGTAGTCACCCGGCATTCATCAAGCCATG
This region of Eucalyptus grandis isolate ANBG69807.140 chromosome 8, ASM1654582v1, whole genome shotgun sequence genomic DNA includes:
- the LOC104422917 gene encoding uncharacterized protein LOC104422917, whose translation is MAGEKEEEREAESELVGRLRSAESFMVIGWAMESATTPLPATGDAARELRRHARERKLPQKMGDEDEKTSLIFPCFSLSLSSLYIYNLHQNPWKISSVSSISQETETPKPHQNKLHHVHPPLTLPSCFRPPSAADDNLRAEAAPPLPPPPPPPPGSDHANLTTCLYHTHLGLFSLTWSKTLFGRSLHLSLHSHHGSSFLDYNSSPLSPSSSTFSFQLHIKSLVFWKKQGSKKLDADKTRTGASIRIFWDLTRAKFGSGPEPESGFYIAVVVNGEMALLVGDAVKSAYGKTKARKPAERGQALFLRREHLFGHRVYATSARFGGKNRAISIDCNVHGEGKLCISVDKRRVLQVKRLKWKFRGNERVEVDGVNFQVSWDVYNWLFEDASDSHAVFMFRFEKLINNDEQRKKCGGGDDGVQAVSNLLLWSQPSCSFGMNEIELRKMRKSKLRSARSSSSSSISSSASSGGSSSIMEWASAEENELSGPFVGFSLLVYAWKR